The following proteins are co-located in the Anoplopoma fimbria isolate UVic2021 breed Golden Eagle Sablefish chromosome 18, Afim_UVic_2022, whole genome shotgun sequence genome:
- the LOC129107121 gene encoding centrosomal protein of 128 kDa — MDTSSESDSYDRTRGHRPRGREAGRDRGRTSGSGGADISQKISTLASTLQDTSRNLTKVDRMLGHYREHTDDQAEAMALLRDNLEESISQLQTQRVSRSNGARSASASASTLRTSDLEACSGSDGQRFYPTSPLRDYTDTPGRRRRSQSANVRFKDTSLPAEDIHTMHQSLRDLRCDQHRLSDDLDREILRRNRSDIDTKRAMESLTDNVTTSQTQASVSSRVEWRLQELETEMRPEQSSVGREKRPDRWAAMSDKLQETSGKRQVQTQEREEAVTARLLRAGREKSKTEQELERARRLLEQSEDSRESLVQQVEDMRSELLRMRKEKTELHLKTSQSIAQPHGNHTFREEGSGGPRGADGLNLEKEVAELRAQLHRASVDSEVEELKRTLDRKGKERVQLSLQVEELSSDLARREQQQLRMLEQLREMQSRGQAERRETEALLQESTRSRDELKTRAQEAVRQWRAKCRRLQKELEEASAQGQVYTDKASQAARDKESSQAQLKALSQQTEGARRELGEILARLAQREEELHRKDVELSETRQRQLSLEQEIREVREASAALEEETQRLAAAQTRLREENQRLEERADSQARRCQRDQDTQAELQAALKQMTSANAQLVQRLAEEEISKQNLQKGSLELQAKLTAAQKERAALGQQLQLEREVHQTELDNMKAMMEASRTKKYREVQDMLKLCDQERDEIKAHLKEVKADAASDKELCGALRIKLDRMKDECDKLAAQLSTKDEAHTLLHRKHQLLKQELDEKVRSGERRRASESELVKLEEKVLRMEAEREAVLTSMGEELDAACRSLAKNGEDKLQAISQKPGLVKDPHRWLAETKTKIRWLCEEVRECTTREQRLRKQQQQTRDQLKALRQSRDSEQMALLQRLDQQEKLLHSLGTEKRELLERSRRKEEEMRSLQDRVLDLEMNTRVALDHLESIPEKQCLMENFKDLEESQRQREMLEQRYTKYKEIVWDLQHQLDESKRRIQEYRDEKLDATSRSLRLGALSSSVRGPSTFLSSSLRSDTLSPHNRLTSSDLDDSPVNGAKPLTD, encoded by the exons ATGGATACATCCAGTGAGTCCGATTCATACGACAGGACGCGGGGCCACAGGCCTCGGGGGCGTGAAGCTGGCCGGGACAGGGGCAGAACCAGCGGGAGTGGAGGCGCAGACATCTCCCAAAAGATCAGCACACTGGCAAGCACTCTGCAG GACACCAGTAGGAACTTGACCAAAGTTGACCGGATGCTGGGCCACTACAGGGAGCATACAGATGATCAGGCTGAAGCCATGGCACTG CTCAGAGACAACCTTGAAGAGTCAATCAGTCAGCTACAGACACAGAGGGTGAGCAGATCCAATGGGGCTCGCAGTGCCTCAGCTTCGGCCTCCACCCTGCGTACCAGTGACCTGGAGGCTTGCTCTGGATCGG ACGGCCAGCGTTTCTACCCTACTTCTCCACTGAGGGACTATACTGACACTCCAGGAAGGAGACGGAGGTCTCAGTCTGCCAATGTCCGTTTTAAGGACACCAGCCTGCCAGCAGAAGAT ATTCACACTATGCACCAGTCCCTGAGGGATCTGCGTTGTGACCAGCACAGACTGTCTGATGACCTGGATAGAGAAATCCTCAGGAGAAATAG GTCTGATATTGACACCAAGCGAGCGATGGAGAGCCTCACAGACAACGTGACAACTTCCCAGACACAGGCCTCA GTGTCGTCTCGTGTGGAGTGGCGTCTGCAGGAGCTGGAGACAGAGATGCGTCCTGAGCAAAGCAGCgtggggagagagaaaaggcctGACCGGTGGGCGGCCATGTCTGACAAGCTGCAGGAG ACTTCAGGGAAACGCCAAGTTCAAacccaggagagagaggaggcagttACAGCCAGGCTACTGAGAGCAGGCCGGGAGAAATCCAAG ACGGAGCAGGAACTGGAGAGAGCTAGGAGACTACTTGAACAGTCTGAGGATAGCAGAGAGTCCCTTGTTCAACAG GTGGAGGACATGCGCAGCGAGCTGCTGAGGATGAGGAAGGAGAAGACTGAGCTTCATCTGAAGACTTCTCAGTCCATTGCTCAGCCACATGGCAACCACACCTTCAGGGAGGAGGGGAGTGGTGGGCCGAGAGGGGCAG ATGGTTTGAACCTGGAGAAAGAAGTGGCGGAGCTGCGAGCCCAGCTGCACAGGGCTTCAGTTGACAGCGAGGTCGAAGAGCTGAAAAGGACTCTGGACCGAAAGGGGAAGGAGAGGGTGCAACTCAGCTTACAGGTGGAG GAATTGTCATCAGACCTGGCGCGGCGGGAGCAACAGCAGCTACGAATGCTGGAACAATTGAGGGAGATGCAG AGCCGAGggcaggcagagaggagggagacggaggCATTACTCCAGGAGAGCACGAGGAGCAGAGATGAATTGAAGACCAGGGCCCAGGAGGCTGTGCGTCAGTGGAGGGCAAAGTGCAGGAGACTGCagaaagagctggaggaggcgaGCGCCCAGGGTCAAGTCTATACTGACAAGGCCTCACAG gCAGCCAGGGACAAGGAGAGCTCCCAGGCCCAGCTGAAGGCGCTGAGCCAGCAGACTGAGGGGGCCCGCAGGGAGCTTGGTGAAATCCTAGCCCGTTTGGCCCAGCGTGAAGAAGAGCTCCACCGCAAGGACGTGGAGCTGTCCGAGACCCGCCAGCGCCAGTTGTCACTGGAGCAGGAAATCCGGGAG GTGAGGGAGGCCTCAGCTGCCCTGGAGGAGGAGACTCAGCGTTTGGCTGCTGCCCAGACAAGACTGAGGGAAGAGAACCAGAGGCTGGAGGAACGGGCTGACTCCCAAGCCCGTCGTTGCCAGAGAGACCAGGACACACAGGCCGAGCTTCAGGCCGCCCTGAAGCAGATGACCTCAGCCAATGCTCAGCTAGTCCAGAGGCTGGCTGAGGAAGAGATCTCCAAGCAGAACCTCCAGAAGGGCTCCTTGGAGCTTCAGGCCAAGCTGACAGCAGCACAGAAGGAGCGGGCCGCACTGggccagcagctgcagctggagagagaggtACATCAGACAGAACTGGACAACATGAAGGCGATGATGGAGGCCAGCAGGACAAAAAAGTATCGTGAAGTGCAGGACATGCTCAAGCTCTGCGATCAGGAGAGGGATGAAATAAAGGCGCACCTGAAGGAGGTTAAG GCAGACGCAGCCTCAGACAAGGAGCTGTGCGGGGCGCTGCGCATCAAGTTGGACAGGATGAAGGATGAGTGTGATAAGCTGGCAGCACAGCTGAGCACGAAAGACGAGGCTCACACACTTCTCCACAGAAAGCACCAGCTACTCAAACAGGAACTGGATGAAAAA GTCAGGTCGGGTGAGCGGAGACGTGCTTCAGAGTCCGAGCTCGTTaagctggaggagaaggtgtTGCGGATGGAAGCAGAGCGAGAGGCAGTCCTCACCTCCATGGGTGAGGAACTGGATGCAGCCTGTCGCAGCCTGGCTAAGAACGGCGAAGACAAACTACAg GCGATCTCCCAGAAACCTGGATTAGTGAAAGACCCCCATCGCTGGCTAGCTGAGACAAAG ACCAAGATCCGCTGGCTGTGTGAGGAGGTGCGTGAGTGCACCACAAGAGAGCAGCGCTTAAGgaagcagcaacaacaaaccAGGGATCAGTTGAAGGCCCTCAGGCAGAGCCGGGACTCGGAGCAGATGGCTCTGCTGCAGCGTCTGGACCAACAGGAGAAGCTGCTGCACTCCCTCGGCACTGAAAAGAGAG AGCTGCTGGAGAGGAGTCgcaggaaggaggaagaaatgaGAAGCCTTCAG GACCGTGTATTGGATCTGGAGATG AACACAAGAGTAGCCCTGGACCACTTGGAGTCAATTCCAGAGAAACAATGTCTGATGGAGAACTTCAAAGATTTGGAG GAGTCACAGCGACAGAGGGAGATGCTAGAGCAGCGCTACACCAAATACAAAGAGATCGTCTGGGACCTACAGCACCAGCTGGACGAGTCTAAACGCAGAATCCAGGAGTACAGa GACGAGAAGCTGGACGCCACTTCCAGGAGCCTGAGACTGGGCGCTCTATCCTCGTCAGTTAGAGGCCCCAGCACGTTCCTCAGCAGCTCGCTGAGATCTGACACACTGT CCCCTCACAATCGGCTGACCAGCTCAGACTTGGATGACTCCCCAGTCAACGGTGCCAAACCCCTCACGGACTAG